From Triticum urartu cultivar G1812 chromosome 2, Tu2.1, whole genome shotgun sequence, a single genomic window includes:
- the LOC125538395 gene encoding uncharacterized protein LOC125538395 isoform X1: protein MLPLAHSTRHPHPRPASRAPPPKRSPARARTRPRLPHRRPQSHALTLTRAQPPSAEPGENTETTSAPATTSVLSFLCPLLKFFGGGDPSQERNDIVEVATSSLSSLARLPWGSSVAASSTERVGTPTSAPTLQLYEFEACPFCRRVREAMTELDLSAEVYPCPKGSLRHRDVVRKIGGNEQFPLLVDASTGVTMYESGDIVKYLFKQYGQGKSPSFGLLESTIFTGWVPTLLRAGRGMTMWSKAGVIPAEKLELFSFENNTYARIVREALCELELPYVLQNVGEGSSKMSSLLSLAGSKQVPYLMDPNTGFRSGDHKTILSYLFQQYSLGG, encoded by the exons ATGCTGCCCCTCGCGCACTCCACCCGCCATCCCCACCCCCGCCCTGCATCTCGAGCCCCACCTCCGAAGCGCTCTCCTGCCCGAGCCCGAACTCGACCTCGCCTTCCCCACCGGCGCCCGCAGTCCCATGCGCTCACCCTTACCCGAGCGCAGCCTCCGAGCGCGGAACCGGGCGAGAATACTGAAACCACCTCCGCCCCCGCCACCACCAGCGTCTTGTCGTTCTTGTGCCCGCTTCTCAAGTTCTTCGGG GGCGGGGATCCTTCTCAAGAGCGGAATGACATCGTGGAG GTGGCCACATCTTCCCTTTCAAGTTTAGCTAGACTGCCATGGGGATCAAGTGTTGCAGCTAGTAGTACAGAAAGAGTTGGTACACCAACGAGTGCTCCGACTCTTCAACTGTATGAGTTTG AAGCATGTCCCTTCTGTAGGAGAGTCAGGGAGGCCATGACTGAGCTTGATCTTTCTGCGGAG GTTTATCCTTGCCCAAAAGGATCACTGAGGCATAGAGATGTGGTCAGGAAAATTGGAGGGAACGAGCA GTTTCCACTTCTTGTTGATGCAAGTACTGGTGTCACAATGTATGAAAGTG GAGACATTGTGAAGTACCTGTTCAAacagtatggacaaggaaagagCCCTTCTTTTGGCCTCCTTGAGAG TACAATTTTCACAGGATGGGTGCCTACTCTTCTTCGAGCTGGAAGAGGGATGACAATGTGGAGCAAAGCCGGCGTGATACCTGCAGAGAAGCTGGAACTCTTCTCATTTGAGAACAACACT TACGCAAGGATTGTCCGTGAGGCTCTGTGTGAATTGGAGCTCCCTTACGTTCTCCAGAACGTGGGAGAGGGGTCGTCGAAGATGAGTTCGCTGCTGAGCTTAGCAGGTTCTAAGCAG